tctttccccttccaTCATTTTTCCATCCCCATCTATCtaatcttcttgatatcccTAGATCAAATGTTGAACTTGGAACACATCCGGTACCTCCTATTCTACCATTCACCCAGacaatcacatcaaatcaaatccaaccaCCCATCAATCtatccatcctcatctctccATACCTCCCCGTCATCAGCACCCACGCCCACGCACAACGATATCCAATACACCCATCAGAAACCCCACAAACCAACCCCTCACTCAATCTCAGTTCCATTTTCGTCGCTCAACACAACACGACTCTCTCTTACCCTTTCAGTTTCTCTGATTCctatcttccatctcttaCTCCCTGTTTTCCATATCCCATCTTTCATCCTCcatacctcatacctcatacctcatacctcatacctcatacctcatacctcataccCCACCTATCTATCATCCCCTCCTCTCGCCCTTCCACCTTtgccaagaaacaaaaaaacaaaaagccCACTAACCCTCCGCACCGCacctccccccctcctcccctaaacaacaacacaaccaccaaacccaaacccaaacccaaacccaaaacaGAAGGGCTCCCCAGTATCCCAATCCCCCCATATCCCAAGACTCCCAACTCCCAGCACCCAGCCCCCAACCCgcagcccagcccagcccagcccacCCCACTCTCCCCTACCCTACCCTCAAAATAAGCGCGGTTGTAACGTTAACGCCAGGGCTGTACGTTCCCAatttttccatccatctcatttcatttcatttcatttcatcccatctcaacccatccatctcaacccatccacccattaAAAACCATCGCGCGTTTccaaaaaattaaaaattaaaaattagaaattaaaAACGATTTCAACCCTACGCTAACCATGCATGCAACGCTAAaccatcctatcctatcttATTTCCTCTGCCCCGTCGTGCTCTGCCCTATACGCAACGATGTGCCAGGCTATTTTAATTACATGTggatattatatcatatatttgcatacatacatacatacatgcaccCACATACCCAGCACCAcattacatacatacagacagACATCCCTCCATTACTAACTCAACTCAATTCTCACTCAGCTCCgcccaaaaatcaaatccaccattcaattctttaagAAATACAAACATGAATCCATTTCTCCACTTCGTTCTACTTAGTTTTAATATGCGACACACAATACACAGGCTGACACAATAAACAACTACCGTACCGGCTATGTGTAGGCAGTTTATATATGCATGGTGGGTAtaatagataggtaggtaggtaggtaggtatatatatttacagtgttgagtaggtaggtatagGTAAGcagatatagatagataggtatgCAGTAATTTCCTCCAGTGCAGTTCATTTATCGGATGTTTTTCCCATTGGATGTATAAATCCGTactttcattcatccattcgtCCATTACTGCCTTCCATGCatcaatcttttcaaatcaaatcaaataccGATCCAATTCAGGCCAGGCCAGATTctatgcatgcatgcacgTGCGGTAGGTATATGCTGTTGGAAttccaaatcatcttcaacaaaaaaTGGGGGGGAAAAACTGCAAGAGGGATATCATccaaaataaatgaaaatcgGTATGCAATGCTTATGCTgataaatgaagaaaatttAAACAAAACCCACGGGATAAAAAAACCAACAAATGAATCAACCCATCCAAATGGaaggagaaaataaaaacagAAAATGCATTGGGGGTATAATCGTTAAAAAGTTGCAGACGAATCCAAAAGTAGAGTGAGTGGGTGCTAATCGTCTACTTCTAACCGTGTATCCAGTGTCCACCGACTGAGAAGTTCATCCAATCCCTctaaacttttcaatcttaaTAAATACGGAAATTTGGACcttgtttttttaaaaaagaaaatgctgGGGAAGAAGTGTGAGAATAGGAAGTAAGCAAgcgtgtgtatgtgtatgtgtatggcACATTTAATTGATGTTCCGTGCGTCGGCTGCGCTCTCATTGTTGGCTCTCGCTACCGTATCTCAGATCTTTAATGATGAGACAAAATTGGCCAATCAATTGTTCTTTCTCATCCgttgaaattagaaaatgTAACCTTCATGAGTTGTGCAACGGCCAGCACATTATTTTCCTCATTTTCCACCATACAACCGACACGTCAGAAACTACAGTAAATTTGGTATTTTAAATTACCAAATTCTGTAGCATGCAGTCCAAGAATTGTCGGGTTCATGTCGTGCTGCGCCTCTCAATTTTACCAAGGCTTCGTGTAACCCATTCCCACTACGCTTTAGGCAAGCTTGACCCGAAATCTTGGGAGCAACAGTCTGCTGTGTTTGTACTCGGGCCAATCCGTGATAATGCCCGCCACACTTCGTATACGCTTCGGTCCGTCCCCTCCCTTCAACATCCTATGAGAACTGGGGTACAAATTGCCACCCAAACTTCGCCGGCCTCTCATATCATCCGTCGCGGATGTACCTAGTATTTTCGGTCAATCGGCCATGGGTGCATTAAATCCCCAACAACTTTCAATGACGATCCGTATTCTTGCAGGCGCTTAAGGTGCATATAATATGCGCGCGCATCCAACAATAATGCGCATAAAGATCCATCCCataaaattcattcatcatccgTCCTAGTCTCAAAAGCGCGCCAGGTCGAAACGCAAGGTCCGGTATGAAAAGCTGCACATAAACCCTGGTTGAAATTGATCGCAATATCCGAAAAAACTTAAAGTTTGCTGATCCAAACCACATTGACCAATCGGCCTTCGTTTGTAATTTCCAACCTCTTGAAACCTCCAAGACGTCTATGAAGGGGGTTTGACCGGTGCGCGTGCAGTCCATACATGCctagattataaaaataagcCAGTGAACTCTTGATACTTTCAATGAGGCAGTGCAATCTCGAATTGAGGGTTCGAATTGAGTTGTTTAGCATTTCCAAAATGCCCAAGCAAACTCTTAGGAAATCTGATTTCGAGGGAGAGGTACTCACAAATTATTATACGCGCGGATTTTCCTATTGCAAATATCTCTCCTCACTTCTGTAATCAGCCTTGTGACATCATCTTTTGTCCACCCATATATTCTGTGCATAGGTCCAAGCGTCATTGCTTCTAGTCCTTGGGTGAGGGCCAGATTGTACCATCTTGCAACGTCCTTTTCTTGTGGATCATCGGGCCATGGATTGAGGGGAATTCGTATCACTTCTTCTTGGATATCGAGAAACTCTTCCTTCTGAAGCATCGCTCGAATCTCGGTATTATAAGCTAGAGGTCGGAAATTGCGCCGGGTGGCCTCGAATAGGTTCCGCGCCCACGTAGCCAGCGCCGAGTCTGCTGGGATGTCCCCAAAGTCTGAGCGGGGAGTGAAATCAATCTCCACCTGCTCGAAACGGCCTACTTGAGGCTTGAGATACCTTTCAACATCGTATTAGGCAAAGTCATGTATTgtaggagggaggagagatcGAAAGGCCTTACCTGCGGACCTTTTGGTATAATGCAGGCCAGCTGTTAATGCTCCCAGAAAGCATCCGTATATGAACCATATCCCACGACTCAACTTCGAGTCCCCACCAAGGGGATTCTATGTCTCTTTGTAGAAACTGTAAATTTTCGGGGATACTAGAGTAATACTTAGTATACGATGTTGCTCGGAAGGAAAGATTCGTGAATTCTTACGTTGGAGGTTGTATTCTAGCTAGGTCAAGCCCGAGAACTTCACCTGTACCCATATCTGAACCATATTTGCTATATACCGAAGTTGTCAGTCCCTTGGTTTTGCAGACTCATGGCCTCAAATGAGACAAAATCTTATTCTTACTCGGCCATATCAATTGCCCATATTCCGGTACCTGTCCCTAAGTCCAGAATGCGTGGCCCGTCATAATTATTCGTGAACGTGGTATTCCTGGAGTGTAATACGCCTCCCATTGCGACTTCGAAAAATTTGTGAAATATGTCCATCCGGTCTTTCTCATCCTGTGCACGTATGTCAGCATTCATTCATGTGCAATATCCCACCTAACAACACCCGGCGCATTTACCTCGTCGCAGGGAAACATATATTTTCCCTTATGTAGTCCATGATATAGGCGTCCATTTTCAGTGTAATCGGGTGGGGGCTCTTGGAAGGCCGCAGGAGGGGCGGGAGAAAGTGATCTATGCAATCCGATTCTGTCAGCGCATGCGTAAAATTTGGGATGTAGAAAGCAAACGCGAAGAGAATGCAGCCCACACGCTCATTGAGTGGTTTCCGATACAATTGGCATGTGCGAAAGCTCCTGCTAACACCCAGGGAGTGGTTCTGAGAGCAGAGGGGAATGGAGAAAGAAGCACGTACCCATTGTTAGCCATGGCCATTGCAACAACCATCAAGTAAACTCCGGTTCAAGAATGTATTGTCGCGAACAGCCTTTGCTTATTCTGCCAACTTTGTAGCATAGAGGAAGCTTTTCTATGCGACCCTCAAATGTCGATGTCGAATTCTTCGGCAGGACGTGCAGGACGATTGGAAATGCTGAGGGAATTTCGAACGGTTTATATTGCCATGCAGCCACTATATTACTGGAGTATATTGCCTGCGTCCTGTTTCCAGAGCTCCCTGTCTGCTGGCTGACTCTGGTATTCAACCCGAGTAATCTGATATATGACTGCGTCTCATGGAAGTACCAAAATGGTTCTCGAATGATGTTGATCTAAGTGTTCTAAACAGGAGCCGCGTGAAATAGTGGTACGGGTGGTAGTAGTGTCCAAACTATGATTGAATTACTTATGGGCTCGAGCTTGTTCTGACTAGTTAGTTACCTGGCGGCGGTAAAGCAAGCTATTTTGACTTTTTTTTATGGCCCCTGTCGTGCTTCGCCGTAACTGTCTGTggtagcttttttttttcttttcagttAGGGCGTACAGGCAACGAACGGGTAACGCCCGTGGTGAATGACAATGCCAGTGATGCACTCTCGGCTCTGGGGTTCGAATTCGTAAATTTGATAGGGTTCAAGGGTTGAGCTAAGTGTCAATGGCCGGTCCcgtggttggtggtggtggtgggctGTGGGCTGCGGTGGTGGTGAAGGGGTGGCCAATGTTGGCAATTGGTGGTAGATGGTGGAGAATGACAGTCAACGGGAGCAAATAGCAGAGAATGATGACGATGGTGACGATGACTGAGAAGTGGTGAGTTGGATGTGTGCTTGTCAGTTGTACATTTAGCTGTGGATTTGGCTGCGATGTGCTTATAAAAAGTTCTACGGGGCAGGCAGGAGAGGCATGGAGGCATGGAGGTTTGTgttctataatagaatacCTTGTAGACCCACCAGAGCTCAAAAGGACAGAGCGCTGGGgacgagacgagacgagacgagatgagatggaatggaatgggtgAAAGATAGAGTGAATTTAGCAAACAACGACCCTGATTCTTGCAAGCATAGGTCGAAGGCCTTGGGGAAGAAAATGATCGACAGTTCCCAAATTTTCGAAATCCAATGAGATCTCACGAATCCATATTTCCAAGGGCCCTAAGCTCCGGAACAGCTGGAAGAAGTTTCAGAAAGTTCtgttttgaaagaaataCTGGGTCGAGTCGAAGATATGGTattggattgattgtatATgcgtgtggatggatggtatggataTGTGTATGCCCGGGTAGAAATGGAGAGCTTGTTTTGTATTTTTGGCTGCGGTACTTTGCTTCTCATCCCCCACTTCTGCTAGGTGGTATCCCAAAATGGGATTTTCGAGGTGGTATTTCCAAGTCCTCGAGTAGAATCCTCTTGTACGATCGTTTGCTGAACTATGATATGTATAGTGTGCAGTGTGCAGTGTGCAGTGTGCAGTGTACAGTGTGCAGTGATTGCAAGGTTACTactgtcctgtcctgtcctgtcctgttCTGTCCTGTGCCTCAATAATTCCCGTACGATCGTTGTGTGGTACCGCCAACGATGTGTATTGTCCCATGCCTAAATGGCCAATcaaggggggagggaggaggacGGAGAAGAAGTAACGGATTCGCAACTTTCTTCCTAGATAATCTTGGAAATATGCCGTTGTTGGTATGGGAAAGGGAGGAAATGAATACAAAAAGCGTAATAAACGATGAGGATGGATGATGCTGGTAATACTGGTCGTTGTTCGGCAAGTGCGTGCTCGGTAGTAAGAGTGCTAGACGTTTAGATGTCTAGCCAAAGAGTACGTGTGATATAAATCGTGGGGaacgaagatggaaagattgaagttGCAATTCAATAGACAACGTGGTCTATGGCAATGCATATTTGCAGCTGCACTCTTGCACTACTTATAGGGAGAGtgaaatcatcatcagtgGGGTTAGGAAAGCCccccaaaaagaaagattgattACTTGATTgggtatttattattattattattattatgttGGCAACGGGCACAttgttggtattggtatttcTTGTATTGTTTACAACGCTTCACTTACTTGCTCACTCACTCTTCACCAGAACcaccaccagcaccaccTCAACCATGCAgatatctcttttcttaGCTATCACTGTTGTCATTCTAGGGTTTGGTACCGGGAATGCTACTGCTACCATTGAGAATTTCATGAAGGCTCCGTTTGCCAAACAAAATCTCAACGCCACTCGGTTGCATTTGTACGAGAGGCACAGAGAAGAATGAGTAGCTAGCAAATGCCTACCATACATGAATTGCCAAGGTACAATACAAACTTTACGGCTATAGTGGTGTATTTTAGTGTACTGAATATGGTTAAAATATGGGCTATTATATGCAGAATGTATGTTGAGTTCACCAACACAATTAGAATTGACTTTCTTGACTTGGACCTAGACCAAGATTACATAGAACAGCTGGCTCTTTGCTGGTCGTCGTTACAGACCTAGGTCGAGGCTTATTGTACATAGTACTCTTTGGTGACTTTTCCAACTTTTTTCATCTCAAATTCGTTCCAATTCTCCAATCAGCCATGTTGAATTTATCTTATTCTCCAATGACTTCCCCTCACACCTGATCCCTTACCAGACCTCCAAAGTTCCAAACCTACATCATACCCTAGATTACAAGCATCAAGCTATATCATTTCGTTCCATGTCCCCTACCAATCTACTCCTTGTCCCATGCTGGTAGGTATCGGAAGATTGTACCACAAGGATCCAAGTGGGCGGAGCCGGGATCCAATTAGCGGTACAACTTACCGTTCAAGCCTTGTCTCACTAATTCTTCCTCCCTCAAATAGCTAGCTAGTATTCATTCATGTCTTGCTTATTAGTGgtctttgttttttttttgttttttttggggggggggaattTTGCGTGAAAAGTAGAAACCAACAGCCCTCCAACCTCGGATGTTCTCGATCATAAACTCCCAGAGATATTGTGCTGCAATGGTAATCTCCTGCATACTGATGTTTCAATCTCTAATGctcattcaatttttttggCGGTACTTCAATTGCTTACATTGTACGATTTTCGCTGGTTGGTACGATGTAAACATGCTTAACGAAATTACCGGTTGACTAGGTGAATTCGGTCTGGTGTCTTGCGAGCGAGATGGAATCAGGAAATGGATTAGTTTTGCCGATAAAACCTCGACAGGAGTGGATAAAAACAGAATGATGAATATTGAGCTCAGAATGCCTTGAGATTATTGGGTCCAATCATTACGATGCAAAATAATACAGTCACTGCGGGTGGAATTGAAGTGTATATTAGGTAGGCTGAGGAAGCTCGGTACCTTGGTCTGCACAGATGATATGTGTGGCCCTTACCGAAAAATTAATGATGTTCTAAGGCTCGGCGCTCAGGTGTAATTAAGGAGATGCCTACTCAGTACCCAGATACtaagatgaatgaagaaatgatatcATACTCGAGTACATCGATGGCATCCCCGTCCGTTGCAGCTTGTGTTGAGATTCGAAGACAAAACACTCAACAGGTTCAGCATATGCACCTGTACAACCAACAGCTGATGACAGACTAATTCATCATTTGTCTGGGGTTATCCAGGAATACTGTTCGATTCTGTGATATGATAACTTATTCATCCTCCTCTCATGTTTCCCATGGGTTTCTCTCCATTGAGGTTGCTGCACATGTTGTAAAACACACACATATGTGTGTACATACAATATGAATTACACATACATGTGTGTACACACGACTACACACCAGATCCTCATTCCCGGAAGATTAATATCGATTCTCAATTCGATATCGTTTCCGTCTTGGAACGTAAGACTAACATGATTGGATATTGGTGAACCTCTAGAATGTTTCGCAGTGATCCCATTGCGATGGTTCAGTAATTTAGTGGATCGAGAACAATGTGAGAGCTTGGAGGTTCCGTAAAATGTGGGAGCACAGGGGCTCGACCTTCCGTTTTCACATCTGTACGACTAACATCTTCACATTGCTACATGGACCCGTCCAAGCATAATCCTTTTTCGTGTGGAATTTATCCGGTACTGATGAAGCTAGAAGATAGCATTTTTAAGGTTTGTAATGACTCGACCACAAGCTTATGGGTTAGAACATCAGAACATCCATTACCCAGGTAGCTAGAGATCAGTACTATATAATGGATGCTGATGTTCAATTTCGCTGTCTTTCTAGTCTTTACCTAGGCTAATTGTTGATATCTCCAGGAATTATCCATGTTATCCATACTTTCGCCAGTTTAATTTCGTTCTAGATGAAGATTTCGATGACTTGCGTTCCTAGTTGCTACCCCTTCTCTCTATACTTTCCCAAATAAGCCTGGTGATTGTatcttggaattttgaaagagacaGTCATCCCACTCTTGCGCCTTATAAGTCGAAGTTCTGATAATCTTGTATTCACGCCCCTTTTGGGCCAATGgtagtacctacctacaaaCTACGATTCCTTTTTTCCGATCGTTTCTCAAGGCTAGCGCTCTCAAGACCAATAGTAAACTCCCCAAGACACCAGCAGCAGTAGCCAATCTTCACATTTGCCTTTTCTGACTTCGTGCTGACCCTGCTCTCCCCTTGTTCCTGAACCGAACAAAACGCATTTCTGGAAATAGATGCGAGTGACCATGAGGATCCCGGAAATGAAACTTAATATATCGCGATTCTAGCATGGTTCAAAGTTCGAACCTTATCAAATCTTATTGTGATAATTCGCTGCATCTACCATCGGCACTAGCATTCACATTTCACCTGCACCTTTGCGTCACGCCGTACATCGCATTGCGCGCTACTCCCAAACACCAACAGCTGTCAGCGCTTACAGGGAAATATAGCAAATCATCTCTAAATAACATAAGCAAACTCTTCTTACCGCCATTTCACACAGAAAAGGAACTCTATCGAATTCCAGCAGTCTGGTTACCCCTTGCGAACGTTTCATCCATGGCCAAAAACTTCCTGGATGAGATTTACAAGAGCTTGTCGGTGTAAGCCTCATTTCCACGCTCTCGAAAGCTGAAATGTGGTGAAGATAGCACGGAATGCGATGGATCCCTCTGATGCGAGTAATGCACTCCAAAGTTGCGGGAACCCGTGGAGAAGGGACACCTTTTGATGTCAAGATGACAAGAAAGCCCCCCCGAAAAGTTGATCACAAGTCAGATATTTACCATCATATCACACCgctcaaacttcaacaaaaGCAATATTGCACATCTTTCCAATTATACCATGTTTCAATACCTATACTCGGGCGTGTTATTCTTCACATCACGTCGTATCTCGTCGTGTTGCCCCTTAAGTGGGCTTCGGCTGTTCATCCTCAACATGATCGACTACTCTTGAATCTCGCTATCATGGGATACGGCACACAATATGGCAATGAATGACAGGACACTACTGTAAAAATACACGTGTACACATGAAAGATTAATTTCGCGACATGCTACTTTCTCACCAGGACTCCCAATAATATCCGAACCATCAGTGACCAGACCcattttgtctttttcttcccccgttctctctctcccacTTTCCTTCTCAAGAATAGTGGGAATTTATGTAAATCAAACTATCTCCACTTTTCGGGAGGACCCGACAGTTTGGTAACAACTAATGTGGAGGATCCTGCGGTACAGGGTTAATGTGTTTGAAAATAGTCAGTCACATGGGCCACCCACCGTCACTTACTTATTatcacccacccaccttTTAGGAGCGAGGCGCTTTATCCGATGTAGTGATATATGTCATAATGTATCATGTATCAAAGGGAGGTAGACGACCCGACGACCAGAAGTAGATACCGGCCGAGAGTGTCAAAATCCTAACCGGACTGATGATATCGCTGACTTGGATAGATACAAGGCAGCTCTAACAAGATTTGAAGGATTAATCAAACTCTTGGTCATCAAATCCTTGTCTTAATTGGAGTCAATCAAGTCCACAATTATCTACTCAGCTTGTCATCTCTTGCTAACACTACCCAATCAATTTACAAGACTTGACTTCCTAGCACCAAAAAGCTCCAAACCCTAATCATCATTGCGGGTCCGGAAGCGTGTCATGGATAATCATACGTGTTGAGAATTCGAAATCCATATCGAGGAGACGGAGAACAAAAGGAACAATGAAAAATGGCCACTGGATCATTCTGCAACATAGTACACCATCCCGTCAAACGTCACAACGAATGCCTTCACAGCCACCATGTCTTGGGTGGATGAAGACAAATAATGCGAGCACCTACCACCAATCTATTCTCCATGGTGCAAGCTATTTCGTTTCAGGATGTCGTTATTTGGAGAACCTTTCGATCATAACCAATTCTGGAAGAAGGTGGATTCAGACACAACAGGGATAGACTATTCAAGGACCATGGAGCTGGGTTTGTGTTCCGTCGAACAACACTTGTGGCTAATGAGTACAACACGAATGGAATAGTTGAGAGCCGACAACAATCCCCATTGCTCGATTTGATGTCTCAGAATGCATGGTACAGAATTTGTACCAGAGGCGTTGAtcacattctttcttttttctcacGAATCATTCCCCACATCAATATTGTCTCAAACGGCAGCTCTAGAACATTATGTAATATAACTGAAACCGGGCAGACTCGACTGTCTGTAAGGCTGGGAAAGTATTGCATCTAGTCCTTTTCTACATATGCAGCCTCCCGCATCGCCAAGCCTGGGTCCCAAGTCACTCAATAGACCAAAAAAAGTCCAAATGTTTTTAtcattgtttttgatggtGTAACATTCTCTTCCCCTAAAGAGAGCGTGTAAAGCACCGTTCGGAATGCAGTTGCAATCTAAAGATCTCATGCCGAATTGATGGGGTGTACAGCTCATCAAACTCATTGGCTGCTGCTCGATCCTCACTTCCGGCGTCAACAGTTAAATAAAGATCCCAAGAAATGCGACCTAATTTCCAACCACACCTCACCAATGGGTTCCCGGTCAATAAGATCTGATTGGCAGTACCAGGTATCTGGAATTGCTTTGTGCCAGCATGCAATATGACACTTCCACCCTAGCCCCCCAGTTTCTTCAATCATGTCCCAATTGAGTACCACACTACTATCATTTTGAGATACCCTAGCACGTCCACTTCTCGTATGGAGATAGGAAATCAAGGAAGAGGCTTTCTTATTCGTTTCGTCAGATGTAACCCTAGGCTGTCCCGTGATTGGTCACTATACAGTACCGACACTCTGGTACGGAAGGAATCTTATCCTTGTTGAAGGAACTTCAAGAGTCAGCCGGCCTAATGTTCGCCCCTCAAAAATATACGATTGGTCTCCATAACAAATCTAGAATACGCCTATTATGCACAGAAGCTCGCAGCGTGTCTAATTGGTGTGGCTGCACTTACATCCTCCAATTGGTGCATGCTCGGCATGTCAATCCGCAATGGTCGGTTCGCACCGCGCTTAGCCAAGGGGAGAATACGGTGAGATGTCAGCATTGTCATTCAGCCCTGCATCTGGTGTAACCATAAATTAGCACTACCGGAGCAAACTCTTTCCCCGAGGTTACCAGCTGAAAGAGCAACCCGGACCGAGGATAGCTCTTCAATGTACATCATGTTCAATCTTACCTACAACCAATTTAATGCCCAACCATTGCATGGGTGCGATTACGAACAATAGGTATACACGGATCTTCTTGCAGAATTCCGACTAATCGCAGAAAGCATTATATATCCCTACCATGTAACGTATGTCAGAAACGAAAGATTCTGATGCCCCCACGCTTTCCTTTATAATCTGCAGACAACGGGGATAGCCAACCTATCGGACAATGTGGGGATTTTATCCCAGTTTGCTACAGCCACGTGGATATCTGCTTGGAGAATACTCTCCAAAGCATGCAGAATAATATACATATTCATGTAATATAAATCCATATGCTCGGACTTATGTCCACCTGTTGATAGATTTCCGACCCTCTAGAATGATCATCATTGTGAGCATCGGCGACCTTTCATCTGACTCATCCTCCGGCTTACGCAGTACAGATAAACAACTCTGGATGATCTCTAGTTATATTGCATCTTTGTTCTAAGACTGACGGTCTCACCGCTTACAGTAGAACATGTGGGGTTTGCCAAAACGAGACAGCAGGAACAAACACTCGGGTCTACGCTAGGTCAGTTTCTGCACCGCTGGCTCAAACGTGGCTTCCACTTTCCGTCATGAACAATGTGCATCTCGATTCTACTTTCTGGTCGTCGTTTAAAGTGACCATAAAGCTTTGGATATTCTTGCGTTTTCCCACAATCTTTGAGCTTCTGCTGCAAAAACTCAACTGGGGCGCGGCTGCAGTGTGGTACAACGAATATTAAAAGCTCTGTCATAAAAGACGTCTTGGTAAGTAGAAGACACGTCAATATTGCCATTATCATCAGATATGACGAAGAAGTTCCAAGTGGAATTGATGATGCACCTTTCTCTCGATGGCTGCATCACTAGAAGCAGGAAAAGCATCTCACACCATCTCACTGGTTCAATCTTCGGACCCGAACCG
The Botrytis cinerea B05.10 chromosome 5, complete sequence DNA segment above includes these coding regions:
- the Bclae1 gene encoding Bclae1; protein product: MVVAMAMANNGSLSPAPPAAFQEPPPDYTENGRLYHGLHKGKYMFPCDEDEKDRMDIFHKFFEVAMGGVLHSRNTTFTNNYDGPRILDLGTGTGIWAIDMADKYGSDMGTGEVLGLDLARIQPPTIPENLQFLQRDIESPWWGLEVESWDMVHIRMLSGSINSWPALYQKVRRYLKPQVGRFEQVEIDFTPRSDFGDIPADSALATWARNLFEATRRNFRPLAYNTEIRAMLQKEEFLDIQEEVIRIPLNPWPDDPQEKDVARWYNLALTQGLEAMTLGPMHRIYGWTKDDVTRLITEVRRDICNRKIRAYNNLHVWTARAPVKPPS